In one window of Nitrososphaerales archaeon DNA:
- a CDS encoding LSm family protein — protein MVVKIIAMEMAFMSVDMAVKVLSESLGKLVLIKLKGGKVIRGTLQGFDQHMNLLLNESEEILEEGKTNALGTIIVRGDNVIMISPPPK, from the coding sequence TTGGTTGTAAAGATAATCGCTATGGAGATGGCGTTTATGTCTGTAGATATGGCTGTGAAGGTGTTGAGTGAAAGCTTAGGTAAGTTGGTACTCATCAAGCTGAAGGGTGGTAAAGTGATTAGAGGGACTCTACAGGGCTTCGATCAGCATATGAATCTACTTCTGAACGAATCTGAAGAGATCTTAGAGGAGGGTAAGACGAACGCTTTGGGCACGATCATCGTTAGAGGCGATAACGTGATCATGATCTCGCCACCGCCCAAGTGA